One window of the Deinococcus betulae genome contains the following:
- a CDS encoding DUF177 domain-containing protein, with amino-acid sequence MTDSPRIHLGSVLRASSDDAHAQGALDDLQYEQGGEKLTLRFAQPAPFEVSVNALGGHELYLQGSFEPVVVMECARCLRDVAVPLDLTLGTLMRHDPSADAPYLEEAESGEEVLVFGSPELDLSAYLAETTLLAAPLSVLHDEACKGLCQVCGHDLNEGPCAHMAQVPVEEIDDALGAPEGSLHAKQNPFAALADLKVPEE; translated from the coding sequence ATGACGGATTCACCTCGAATTCACCTTGGGTCGGTGCTGCGCGCCTCTTCGGACGACGCGCATGCCCAGGGCGCCCTTGATGACCTCCAGTATGAGCAGGGCGGCGAGAAGCTGACCCTGCGTTTTGCCCAGCCTGCACCGTTCGAGGTCAGCGTCAATGCCCTGGGCGGCCATGAGCTCTACTTGCAGGGGTCCTTTGAGCCAGTGGTGGTGATGGAGTGTGCCCGTTGCCTGCGCGACGTGGCGGTGCCCCTGGACCTGACCCTGGGCACCCTGATGCGCCACGACCCCAGTGCCGACGCGCCTTACCTGGAAGAAGCCGAGTCCGGTGAGGAGGTGCTCGTCTTCGGCTCACCGGAGCTGGACCTGAGTGCGTACCTGGCCGAAACGACTCTGCTGGCCGCGCCGCTGAGCGTGCTGCACGACGAGGCCTGTAAGGGCCTGTGTCAGGTGTGCGGCCACGACCTGAATGAAGGGCCGTGCGCCCACATGGCCCAGGTCCCGGTTGAAGAAATTGACGACGCCCTGGGCGCCCCCGAAGGCTCACTGCACGCCAAGCAGAACCCGTTTGCTGCCCTGGCAGACCTGAAGGTGCCCGAGGAGTGA
- the moaC gene encoding cyclic pyranopterin monophosphate synthase MoaC: MTQLTHFQGGQPRMVDVSDKAATAREATAEAWVRLPPEARLALESGAGPKGDPLVVAQLAGLAGSKRTADLVTLCHPIPVTGAEVRVTLEEGGVRVWAQVRTTAPTGVEMEALTAVTVAALNVYDMLKAVSKAIEISGVRLLSKTGGKSGPYAASDTF; this comes from the coding sequence GTGACCCAGCTCACGCACTTTCAGGGGGGGCAGCCGCGCATGGTAGACGTGAGCGACAAGGCAGCCACCGCGCGCGAGGCCACCGCCGAGGCGTGGGTGCGCCTGCCGCCCGAGGCCCGGCTGGCCCTGGAAAGCGGCGCGGGCCCCAAGGGCGACCCGCTCGTGGTGGCCCAGCTGGCCGGGCTGGCCGGCAGCAAGCGCACAGCCGACCTGGTGACCCTGTGCCACCCCATCCCGGTCACGGGCGCCGAGGTGCGCGTAACGCTGGAAGAGGGCGGCGTGCGGGTGTGGGCGCAGGTCCGCACCACGGCCCCAACCGGCGTCGAGATGGAAGCCCTGACCGCCGTGACCGTGGCCGCCCTGAACGTGTACGACATGCTGAAAGCGGTCAGCAAGGCCATCGAAATTAGTGGTGTGCGCCTGCTGAGCAAAACCGGGGGCAAGAGTGGACCGTATGCGGCGTCAGACACCTTCTGA
- a CDS encoding polymer-forming cytoskeletal protein — MGAETDMFRAGLPWLRLLHQEADGDLTPAEAALLAAVPDQTEVARQRDRLAAAAHALTVPPPLPRSVAAAVAQDIRLHAALRTPSPVAPSSVAAAVAAEVQLDCTLALTAPPALPRSVAAQVSQLVRVSHALQTGPALPHSVAPQVAAEIATAARLQAAAPALPRSVAAQVSRRLAEEQVLTRTGPAPLPVPSAAAALIGTQRNPAPLILVGSLLTALTVLAVSSAWPNLTAGALVLQTLLAQVSPLAGVGLGLALLTSLLVAWRPVPAAQRYGGLAFALSAVLTLPALYAVTQSGTIRFGEDVVVSGPVRGNVIAVGGNVELQPGAQVSGEVVTLLGDVRRAAGARVQGRVNALLGHAPGDREAVETPVPPGLGAVTAAAFRPVLGWLGGAAWPQVFVTLTGGALLLLFVSGLAPLLARRQRHAPVRTLALGVLALSALLGPAAGLALVGLLGPAMIALALSALLTAVGLSVSAYDAGRALAVRARLPLPDVVGAMLGLSAVAASISLPPLAFAAALVGGCWGAGTLLLTRTASDTEAPAPLPTAA, encoded by the coding sequence ATGGGCGCGGAGACTGACATGTTCAGGGCAGGGCTGCCGTGGCTCCGCCTCCTTCATCAGGAGGCGGACGGTGACCTGACGCCCGCAGAGGCGGCGCTCCTGGCGGCCGTGCCGGACCAGACCGAGGTGGCGCGGCAACGGGACCGGCTGGCCGCAGCGGCCCACGCCCTCACGGTTCCCCCGCCCCTGCCCCGCAGCGTGGCAGCGGCGGTGGCCCAGGACATCCGGCTGCACGCGGCGCTCCGGACCCCCTCGCCGGTGGCTCCAAGCTCGGTGGCGGCGGCCGTAGCAGCCGAAGTGCAGCTGGACTGCACGCTGGCGCTGACCGCCCCCCCAGCCCTGCCGCGCAGCGTGGCCGCCCAGGTCTCGCAGCTGGTGAGGGTCAGCCACGCCCTTCAGACCGGCCCTGCGCTGCCGCACTCGGTGGCGCCACAGGTGGCCGCCGAGATTGCCACTGCCGCGCGGCTTCAGGCCGCCGCACCGGCTCTGCCGCGCAGTGTGGCCGCGCAGGTCAGCCGGCGCCTGGCCGAGGAGCAGGTCCTGACGCGCACTGGCCCCGCGCCGCTGCCTGTGCCCTCTGCCGCCGCCGCACTCATTGGCACGCAGCGCAACCCTGCGCCCCTGATCCTGGTGGGGTCGCTGCTGACGGCCCTGACGGTGCTGGCGGTCTCCAGCGCCTGGCCCAACTTGACAGCAGGGGCACTGGTGCTGCAGACCTTGCTGGCCCAGGTGTCGCCGCTGGCCGGGGTGGGCCTGGGGCTGGCCCTGCTGACCAGCCTGCTGGTGGCGTGGCGACCGGTCCCGGCAGCGCAGCGGTACGGAGGTCTGGCCTTTGCCCTGAGCGCTGTGCTGACCCTGCCGGCCCTGTACGCGGTCACCCAGAGCGGCACCATCCGCTTTGGGGAGGACGTGGTCGTCAGTGGTCCGGTGAGAGGCAACGTGATTGCGGTGGGCGGCAACGTGGAGTTGCAGCCCGGCGCCCAGGTGTCGGGCGAGGTGGTGACGCTGCTGGGCGACGTGCGCCGCGCGGCTGGGGCCCGGGTGCAGGGGCGCGTGAACGCCCTGCTGGGCCACGCCCCCGGTGACCGGGAAGCCGTGGAAACGCCGGTGCCGCCTGGCCTTGGGGCGGTGACGGCCGCTGCTTTCCGGCCCGTGCTGGGCTGGCTGGGCGGCGCCGCCTGGCCGCAGGTATTTGTGACGCTGACAGGCGGCGCCCTGCTCCTGCTGTTTGTCTCGGGGCTGGCGCCCCTGCTGGCCCGCCGCCAGCGACATGCCCCGGTGCGGACGCTGGCTCTGGGCGTGCTGGCGCTCTCGGCGCTGCTGGGGCCGGCAGCAGGTCTGGCGCTGGTGGGGCTGCTGGGGCCAGCCATGATTGCGCTGGCGCTCTCGGCCCTGCTGACGGCTGTGGGCCTGAGTGTCAGTGCCTACGACGCCGGGCGGGCGCTGGCCGTGCGCGCCCGGCTGCCCCTGCCGGATGTGGTGGGCGCCATGCTGGGCCTGAGCGCCGTGGCCGCCAGCATCAGCCTGCCGCCGCTGGCGTTCGCCGCCGCGCTGGTGGGCGGCTGCTGGGGCGCAGGGACCCTGCTGCTGACCCGCACCGCCTCTGACACGGAAGCGCCGGCCCCACTGCCAACAGCGGCCTGA
- a CDS encoding deoxynucleoside kinase — protein sequence MYVVVEGPIGVGKTSLARRLAARHSAELNLEIVEENPFLARFYAQPEAYAFQVQAFFLLSRFKQLSALWQPGLYRDSVVSDYLFDKDFIFAAMNLKDAEFALYEDLYSHLSPRLPTPDLVVYLRADTDELLRRIALRGRPFEQDMKAEYLADLTARYDDYFRSYPHPHLTVDAAGLDFVNNADDETQLLAAVDAALGAGQAAD from the coding sequence ATGTACGTTGTCGTCGAAGGCCCCATCGGAGTGGGAAAAACAAGCCTGGCCCGGCGGCTGGCCGCGCGCCACAGCGCCGAGCTGAACCTAGAAATCGTGGAGGAAAACCCCTTTCTGGCCCGGTTCTATGCCCAGCCGGAAGCCTACGCCTTTCAGGTGCAGGCTTTCTTTTTGCTGTCGCGCTTCAAGCAGCTCTCGGCGCTGTGGCAGCCCGGCCTCTACCGCGACTCGGTGGTCAGTGACTACCTGTTTGACAAGGATTTCATCTTTGCGGCCATGAACCTGAAAGACGCCGAGTTTGCACTGTATGAAGACCTGTACAGCCACCTCTCGCCGCGTCTGCCCACGCCCGATCTGGTGGTATACCTGCGCGCCGACACCGATGAGCTCCTGCGCCGCATCGCCCTGCGGGGCCGCCCCTTTGAGCAGGACATGAAGGCCGAGTACCTGGCCGACCTGACCGCGCGCTACGACGACTATTTCCGCAGCTACCCACACCCTCACCTGACGGTGGACGCCGCCGGGCTGGACTTCGTGAACAACGCCGACGACGAGACCCAGTTGCTGGCTGCCGTGGACGCGGCGCTGGGCGCGGGTCAGGCGGCCGACTGA
- a CDS encoding deoxynucleoside kinase yields MYLAVSGNIGSGKSTLTRMLAARYGLRPVYEPYADNPYLEDFYQDMRRYSFHSQVYFLSRRLEQHLNLVTGARYVIQDRTVFEDANIFARNLFESGQMEARDWATYCGLYEGVRPALRVPDLLIHIDAALPTLKRRIAQRGRTYEQDIPEAYLGGLNRLYDSWIAGFDACPVVRVPGDELDFVADPEAFEWVCARVQAHGFGLPLLR; encoded by the coding sequence ATGTACCTCGCCGTCTCTGGCAACATCGGCAGCGGAAAAAGCACCCTGACGCGCATGCTCGCGGCGCGCTACGGCCTGCGGCCCGTGTACGAGCCGTATGCCGACAACCCCTACCTGGAAGACTTTTACCAGGATATGCGGCGCTACTCGTTTCATTCGCAGGTGTATTTTCTGTCGCGCCGCCTGGAGCAGCATCTGAATCTGGTGACAGGGGCGCGGTACGTCATTCAGGACCGCACCGTCTTTGAAGACGCCAATATCTTTGCGCGCAACCTCTTTGAAAGCGGGCAGATGGAGGCGCGCGACTGGGCCACCTACTGCGGCCTGTACGAGGGCGTGCGGCCGGCGCTGCGGGTGCCGGACCTGCTGATTCACATTGACGCGGCGCTGCCCACCCTGAAGCGGCGCATCGCCCAGCGCGGGCGCACCTATGAGCAGGACATCCCCGAGGCTTACCTGGGCGGCCTGAACCGCCTGTACGACAGCTGGATTGCCGGGTTTGACGCCTGCCCGGTGGTGCGCGTTCCCGGCGATGAACTGGACTTCGTGGCTGACCCAGAGGCCTTCGAGTGGGTGTGCGCGCGGGTGCAGGCGCACGGCTTTGGGCTGCCGCTGCTTCGGTAA
- a CDS encoding AAA family ATPase yields MEAADLRHTETQEAAPTVSEPIHPEIQAQLQGLWAAVRAGGRPELVLLEGAAGLGKSHLARALSDHAARDPQAAVALAAPGGLIGSLLLALPELLSSRDPAFLAAARPHLNRDWPATVPPPAGPSDPAATLARAVAGAVGRVRPLLLIAEDLHDQPQGARAFLNTLWTRLLLDERPALLLLTTRPLAEYPDAARSAEELGRSAQLARAASGSEVTALTLAPLTDRSLEVLLRAALGGDPPPGLLEWLRDHAEGHPLRSAELLRVLRERGALSRHEHHWQFCPPPAGSLPGSLGAVLRERLHPVQAARTPWAALSALAVLDAPTPEPAWRAVAGLGHEAFAQARDWLLHRDLVRLHGAGQPAEYTCAHPLYPPLVRAELDWGVLETLHARVAQADLDVLARARHARLAALPEARALTEQALTLAQQRAAPHEVIREARALLEMAPAHAAAQAALVAALDALGHWNEVLTETAQDPATLPLTQLAFRAQALAERGQLPQALAAARLGLARAGTGELAPAPHLMLEDVLYRTLLHQGHLDEAEAGLTSALAGNLDPLRRMHLLDILARLHQRRGDYHLCLHLSREAAALIAGQPPADGVSAGRHWRALMSAGSSAIHMSLWAEAETHLCAAHDLIVRQGHVASLMVVEGNVAYLQLMQGDYPSAEAGTWRQYHRAVASGNARVEAALLWNLGICRLWRGDPGEALTLMQRSCGLWPSVGAANPSDFAEALALAGRLDEARAQLALPDHDFYPDHPNSRARVHLLLGDPAAALGEVARLRPDDGAGLQARAALIRAQAQLMRGDPGQAGTELTVALAHAQAAQHRSVLAEWHLTRAVWQVRQGEDGAAAWQTGLAGVQAVDGQGHLMFVRACFLQVAAALRARPAPAVPAAQTRLRLLGTVVVEQPGGVRPWRARKVKELLGLLVCAHYGEGHPAALTRERLTLALWPDADEASAEASFRKTLTRLREALGGAATLTRTAHGYALAGVQADLDDFLAALHAGQDAQAAAAYAGPFLGDLDLPAAGELRDALHARWREVTLRLTYHDPQGGLPHLRRLLAHDPLDVAATRALLDAHERLGEPETRAGALRRAQTLFHAALGEIPPELTAAAG; encoded by the coding sequence GTGGAGGCTGCTGACCTGCGGCACACTGAGACCCAGGAGGCCGCCCCCACCGTGTCCGAGCCGATTCATCCAGAGATTCAGGCACAGTTGCAGGGCCTCTGGGCCGCTGTGCGGGCCGGCGGGCGGCCTGAGCTGGTGCTGCTGGAAGGCGCGGCGGGCCTGGGCAAAAGCCACCTGGCCCGCGCGCTTTCTGACCACGCTGCGCGAGACCCGCAGGCGGCGGTCGCCCTGGCGGCGCCGGGTGGCCTCATCGGAAGCTTGCTGCTGGCCCTGCCCGAACTGCTCTCGTCGCGCGACCCGGCGTTTCTGGCGGCGGCCCGGCCTCACCTCAACCGCGACTGGCCGGCCACGGTTCCGCCACCGGCCGGTCCCAGTGATCCGGCGGCCACCCTGGCCCGCGCGGTGGCTGGGGCCGTGGGCCGCGTGCGTCCGCTGCTGCTGATCGCCGAAGACCTGCACGACCAGCCGCAGGGGGCCCGCGCCTTTCTCAACACGCTCTGGACCCGCCTGCTGCTGGACGAGCGCCCCGCCCTGCTGCTGCTGACCACCCGCCCGCTGGCCGAGTATCCAGATGCCGCGCGCAGCGCCGAGGAACTGGGCCGCAGCGCGCAGCTGGCCCGCGCCGCCAGCGGGTCAGAGGTCACGGCGCTGACCCTTGCGCCCCTGACAGACAGGAGCTTGGAGGTGCTGCTGCGCGCCGCACTGGGAGGGGATCCGCCGCCGGGGCTGCTGGAGTGGCTGCGTGACCACGCCGAGGGCCACCCCCTGCGCAGCGCCGAACTGCTGCGGGTGCTGCGCGAACGCGGCGCCCTGAGCCGCCACGAACACCACTGGCAGTTCTGCCCGCCGCCCGCCGGGTCGCTACCAGGCTCGCTGGGGGCCGTGCTGCGCGAGCGGCTGCACCCAGTCCAGGCGGCCCGCACGCCCTGGGCTGCCCTGAGTGCCCTGGCGGTCCTGGACGCCCCCACCCCAGAGCCGGCGTGGCGCGCCGTGGCGGGCCTGGGCCACGAGGCCTTCGCGCAGGCGCGCGACTGGCTGCTGCACCGCGACCTGGTGCGGCTGCACGGCGCAGGTCAGCCGGCCGAATACACCTGTGCCCATCCGCTGTATCCGCCGCTGGTCCGCGCGGAACTGGACTGGGGCGTTCTGGAGACCTTACACGCCCGCGTCGCGCAGGCTGACCTGGACGTGCTGGCCCGTGCCCGACACGCCCGGTTGGCGGCCTTGCCGGAGGCGCGCGCCCTGACCGAACAGGCCCTGACCCTGGCCCAGCAGCGCGCCGCCCCGCACGAGGTTATCCGCGAGGCCCGCGCGCTGCTGGAGATGGCCCCAGCCCACGCCGCCGCGCAGGCGGCGCTGGTCGCTGCCCTGGACGCCCTGGGCCACTGGAACGAGGTGCTGACCGAAACGGCCCAGGACCCGGCCACGCTGCCCCTGACCCAGCTGGCCTTCCGGGCTCAGGCGCTGGCGGAGCGCGGACAGTTGCCGCAGGCCCTGGCGGCGGCGCGGCTGGGCCTGGCCCGCGCCGGAACCGGGGAACTGGCCCCCGCCCCACACCTGATGCTGGAAGACGTGCTGTACCGCACCCTGCTTCATCAGGGCCACCTGGACGAGGCCGAGGCCGGACTGACATCGGCCCTGGCCGGCAACCTTGACCCGCTGCGCCGCATGCACCTGCTGGACATCCTGGCGCGGCTGCATCAGCGGCGCGGTGATTACCACCTGTGCCTGCACCTGTCGCGCGAGGCCGCAGCCCTGATTGCCGGGCAGCCTCCGGCGGACGGGGTGAGCGCCGGGCGCCACTGGCGGGCTCTGATGTCGGCTGGGTCCAGCGCCATTCACATGTCCCTGTGGGCCGAGGCCGAAACGCACCTGTGCGCCGCCCATGACCTGATCGTGCGCCAGGGTCACGTCGCCAGCCTGATGGTCGTGGAAGGCAACGTGGCTTACTTGCAGCTGATGCAGGGGGACTACCCCAGCGCCGAGGCTGGCACCTGGCGTCAGTACCACCGCGCGGTGGCCAGTGGCAACGCGCGGGTGGAGGCCGCCCTGCTGTGGAACCTGGGGATTTGCCGCCTGTGGCGCGGCGACCCTGGCGAGGCCCTGACCCTGATGCAGCGCTCCTGCGGGCTGTGGCCCAGCGTGGGGGCCGCCAACCCCAGCGACTTTGCCGAGGCCCTGGCCCTGGCCGGCCGCCTGGATGAAGCGCGGGCGCAACTGGCCCTGCCCGACCACGACTTTTACCCTGACCACCCGAATTCCCGCGCGCGGGTTCACCTGCTGCTGGGGGACCCGGCGGCGGCGCTGGGCGAGGTGGCCCGCCTGCGCCCCGATGACGGCGCTGGCTTGCAGGCGCGCGCCGCCCTGATTCGCGCGCAGGCCCAGCTGATGCGGGGCGACCCTGGCCAGGCCGGCACTGAACTGACGGTGGCCCTGGCTCACGCGCAGGCGGCCCAGCACCGCAGCGTGCTGGCCGAGTGGCACCTGACCCGCGCTGTCTGGCAAGTGCGGCAGGGCGAGGACGGCGCCGCCGCGTGGCAGACGGGCCTGGCAGGGGTGCAGGCGGTGGACGGGCAGGGCCACCTGATGTTCGTGCGCGCCTGTTTTCTGCAGGTCGCTGCGGCACTGCGGGCGCGGCCCGCGCCCGCAGTGCCGGCGGCCCAGACCCGCCTGAGGCTGCTGGGCACGGTGGTGGTGGAGCAGCCCGGCGGCGTCCGGCCCTGGCGGGCCAGAAAGGTCAAGGAACTGCTGGGCCTGCTGGTGTGCGCCCACTACGGCGAGGGGCACCCGGCCGCCCTGACCCGCGAACGCCTGACCCTGGCCCTGTGGCCCGACGCCGACGAGGCCAGCGCCGAAGCCAGTTTCCGCAAGACCCTGACCCGGCTGCGCGAGGCGCTGGGCGGCGCCGCCACCCTGACCCGCACCGCGCACGGCTACGCGCTGGCCGGGGTGCAGGCCGACCTCGACGACTTTCTGGCAGCGCTGCACGCGGGGCAGGACGCCCAGGCGGCGGCGGCGTACGCGGGGCCGTTTCTGGGCGACCTCGACCTGCCAGCGGCAGGTGAACTGCGCGACGCCCTGCACGCCCGCTGGCGCGAGGTCACCCTGCGCCTGACCTACCACGACCCCCAGGGCGGACTGCCGCACCTGCGCCGCCTGCTGGCCCACGACCCGCTGGATGTGGCGGCCACCCGCGCCCTGCTGGACGCCCACGAGCGCCTGGGCGAGCCGGAAACCCGCGCCGGAGCACTGCGCCGTGCCCAGACTCTCTTTCACGCTGCCCTGGGCGAGATTCCGCCCGAATTAACGGCCGCGGCTGGGTAG
- a CDS encoding UDP-N-acetylmuramoyl-L-alanyl-D-glutamate--2,6-diaminopimelate ligase, which produces MRLAELAAALHASAPADPQINPEVLGVTHQADWVRPGSAFVAIRGARFDGHQFLAQAAAAGAVAVIGEGLPSGVTSPLPYLVVPNARAALADAAAALAGHPSGQLRVVGVTGTDGKTTTSWLTRHLLRAAGLKTGLLSTAGYELPDGVLRHFPAHFTTPEAPQVQATLTELVGAGADAAVLEASSHALALERVRGVQWSAAIWTHLSSEHLDFHGTLDNYFADKRKLIERAPFAVLNVDDPWTAQLRGVAPAETTYSAEGQHADWRAGGLEERSTGLHFHVVSPLGEFDAQLPMIGRFNVANALAAMAAAAHLGASADQLQTGLASFAGVPGRMELVPDSRGRRVIVDFAHTPPSLDKALGTLRATTPGRLLVVIGSAGGPRDPSKRAPLGEVATRLADHAIFTEEDCRDTPLDDILTGMERGAREAGRHNFERVPDRQDAIRRAVALAQPGDTVLLAGKGPEDTLERAHETLPWNETGEARAALAQE; this is translated from the coding sequence ATGCGCCTTGCCGAGCTGGCCGCCGCCCTGCACGCTTCTGCTCCTGCCGATCCCCAGATCAACCCTGAGGTTCTCGGCGTGACCCATCAGGCCGACTGGGTGCGGCCGGGCTCGGCCTTTGTGGCGATTCGCGGCGCGCGCTTTGACGGCCACCAGTTTCTGGCTCAGGCGGCGGCGGCCGGAGCCGTGGCTGTCATTGGCGAAGGCCTGCCGAGCGGCGTGACCTCGCCGCTGCCTTATCTAGTGGTCCCGAATGCCCGCGCCGCTCTGGCCGACGCGGCGGCAGCTCTGGCCGGGCACCCCAGCGGGCAGCTGCGCGTGGTCGGCGTCACCGGCACCGACGGCAAGACCACCACCAGCTGGCTGACCCGCCACCTGCTGCGGGCGGCCGGCCTGAAGACTGGCCTGCTCAGCACGGCGGGTTACGAGTTGCCCGACGGGGTGCTGCGGCATTTCCCAGCCCACTTCACCACCCCAGAAGCGCCGCAGGTGCAGGCCACCCTGACCGAACTGGTAGGCGCCGGCGCCGACGCCGCTGTGCTGGAAGCCAGCAGCCACGCCCTGGCCCTGGAGCGGGTGCGCGGCGTGCAGTGGAGCGCAGCCATCTGGACGCACTTGAGCAGCGAACACCTGGATTTTCACGGCACCCTGGACAACTACTTTGCCGACAAACGCAAGCTGATTGAGCGCGCGCCCTTCGCCGTGCTGAACGTGGACGACCCCTGGACCGCCCAGCTGCGCGGCGTGGCCCCCGCCGAGACCACCTACTCGGCTGAGGGCCAGCACGCCGACTGGCGCGCGGGAGGCCTTGAGGAGCGCTCCACAGGCCTGCACTTTCACGTGGTGTCGCCACTGGGCGAGTTTGACGCGCAGCTGCCCATGATCGGCCGCTTTAACGTGGCCAATGCTCTGGCCGCGATGGCAGCGGCCGCCCATCTGGGGGCTAGCGCTGACCAACTGCAGACTGGGCTGGCCTCCTTCGCTGGGGTGCCCGGCCGCATGGAACTCGTGCCGGACAGCCGGGGGCGCCGGGTCATTGTGGACTTTGCCCACACGCCGCCCAGCCTGGACAAAGCCCTGGGCACCCTGCGCGCGACTACACCGGGGCGGCTGCTGGTGGTCATCGGCTCGGCCGGGGGGCCGCGCGATCCCAGCAAGCGCGCACCGCTGGGCGAGGTGGCCACCCGCCTGGCCGACCACGCGATCTTTACTGAAGAGGACTGCCGCGATACCCCGCTGGACGACATCCTGACCGGAATGGAGCGCGGCGCCCGCGAGGCCGGCCGGCATAATTTTGAGCGCGTGCCGGACCGCCAGGACGCCATTCGACGCGCCGTCGCCCTGGCCCAGCCCGGCGACACGGTCCTGCTGGCGGGTAAAGGCCCGGAAGACACCCTGGAACGGGCCCACGAGACCCTGCCCTGGAACGAAACCGGCGAAGCGCGGGCGGCGCTGGCACAGGAGTAG
- a CDS encoding phosphotransferase has product MSEFTHPTIQRLHHLLVPHPTQPALLMLPTGDAWAWPQFAPTEAHFGVVDHINAAAQRLFGLRVATLRCLGDDWSPEATCINSLYELENLSASGDCPPGGRWVTEADLSGLFLSSPTQQQAMHAWFAEERDGRPLGRRPWARPGWFAGVEAWMTAQARRPGAEPLEKAEQLRNWERSTLLRLPTTQGTLYYKAAPAPLAGEGALLAWLAERFPGEVPEVVAQDPARGGVLMRDLCAQPLSETADLRLFRRAARRYGELQRALIHDLPELPLYPTAGLAEPFDTLLGAIQDLAVPLEPAHLERLRAAGPRLQALCAELAACGLPDTLEHGDFWPTNVAMRGENPVFFDVSDATITHPFFSLRLFLTNLSEWLPQEPHAQAQIVSAYLAAWSDLADEATLRRAYALSRPLAALHAARLYAERILPALEARWEMEGMLQFALHDLLNELDGLKG; this is encoded by the coding sequence ATGAGCGAATTCACCCATCCGACCATTCAACGCCTCCACCACCTCTTGGTGCCTCACCCTACCCAGCCCGCCCTACTGATGCTGCCCACCGGCGACGCCTGGGCCTGGCCGCAGTTTGCGCCTACAGAGGCGCATTTTGGCGTTGTGGACCATATCAACGCGGCCGCGCAGCGCCTGTTTGGCCTGCGGGTGGCAACCTTGCGCTGCTTGGGCGATGACTGGTCGCCGGAAGCTACCTGCATCAACTCCCTCTACGAATTGGAAAACCTGAGTGCTTCTGGTGACTGCCCGCCAGGGGGCCGATGGGTAACGGAGGCGGACCTTTCTGGGTTGTTCCTCAGCTCCCCGACCCAGCAGCAGGCCATGCACGCCTGGTTTGCCGAGGAGCGCGACGGGCGGCCGCTGGGTCGCCGGCCCTGGGCTCGGCCTGGCTGGTTTGCCGGGGTAGAGGCCTGGATGACCGCTCAGGCTCGGCGCCCAGGCGCCGAGCCGCTGGAGAAGGCCGAACAACTGCGTAACTGGGAACGCTCGACGCTGCTGCGTCTGCCCACAACCCAGGGCACGCTGTACTACAAGGCGGCGCCCGCCCCGCTGGCCGGTGAGGGGGCGTTACTGGCCTGGCTGGCGGAACGCTTTCCCGGTGAGGTGCCCGAGGTGGTAGCCCAGGACCCGGCGCGCGGCGGCGTTCTGATGCGCGATCTCTGCGCCCAGCCACTCAGCGAGACTGCCGATCTGAGGCTGTTCAGGCGCGCAGCCCGGCGATACGGTGAACTTCAACGCGCGCTGATTCATGACCTGCCGGAATTGCCGCTTTACCCGACGGCGGGGCTGGCTGAACCTTTCGACACCCTGCTGGGCGCCATTCAGGACCTCGCGGTGCCGCTGGAGCCGGCGCACCTGGAACGGCTGCGGGCAGCGGGCCCCCGCTTACAGGCGCTATGCGCGGAACTCGCCGCGTGCGGCCTTCCCGACACCCTGGAACACGGCGATTTCTGGCCCACCAACGTGGCTATGCGCGGGGAGAATCCTGTGTTCTTCGATGTCTCGGACGCCACAATCACACACCCGTTTTTCAGCCTGCGCCTGTTTCTGACCAACCTCTCCGAGTGGCTGCCTCAAGAGCCGCACGCTCAGGCACAGATCGTTAGCGCCTACCTGGCGGCTTGGTCAGATCTGGCAGATGAAGCCACCCTGCGGCGGGCCTACGCGCTGTCGCGGCCACTGGCGGCTCTGCACGCGGCGCGGCTGTATGCCGAACGGATTCTGCCCGCCCTGGAAGCGCGTTGGGAGATGGAGGGCATGCTTCAGTTCGCCCTCCACGATCTGCTGAACGAGCTGGATGGGCTTAAGGGGTAG